The following proteins come from a genomic window of Mustela lutreola isolate mMusLut2 chromosome 6, mMusLut2.pri, whole genome shotgun sequence:
- the LOC131834811 gene encoding endogenous retrovirus group K member 5 Gag polyprotein-like, with product MGNDLARLEDSLKDVLKTNGTPLKAKTARAFLKEVEEIAPWFIEEGLLNVPQWENLGEDLKRCPSTSPGTLAVWSLVKVCLQSPRGPLQRAVRQGGKVLEQMKEESRKGSSRDSESESEGSEGMSECELQELGKIEASNKKRESPGLQTDLETVRQQLEEKKAELQKVLGELRVQGEVMAQLKTGAEAAVVAQSKLKTEVTPLPHSNPMAPPHEWPPPYRPSCAKTCYCSGCTAENWREVLGPGKGFFPVLEDQNQQRYHQPLDFKLVKQLKEAVSAYGPQAAFIVSLVESLGTLYLTPEDWANLARAVLRSRKLSI from the exons ATGGGGAA TGATCTTGCTCGCTTGGAGGACTCCTTAAAAGATGTCCTCAAGACGAACGGTACCCCCTTAAAGGCAAAAACAGCGagggcttttttaaaagaagtagaagagattGCCCCCTGGTTTATAGAAGAAGGGCTCCTAAATGTGCCACAATGGGAAAACCTGGGTGAGGACTTAAAACGCTGCCCCTCTACATCCCCGGGGACTCTAGCTGTGTGGTCCTTGGTGAAGGTATGTTTGCAATCCCCCCGAGGGCCCTTGCAGCGAGCTGTACGACAGGGGGGCAAAGTCCTTGAGCAAATGAAGGAAGAGTCCCGTAAGGGCTCCTCCCGAGATTCTGAATCCGAAAGTGAAGGCTCAGAAGGGATGTCCGAATGCGAGTTACAGGAGCTAGGAAAGATAGAGGCAAGTAACAAGAAAAGGGAATCTCCCGGTCTCCAGACAGACTTGGAGACCGTGAGGCAGCAACTTGAGGAAAAGAAGGCGGAATTGCAGAAGGTGTTAGGAGAATTAAGAGTGCAGGGAGAAGTAATGGCGCAGCTGAAGACAGGGGCGGAAGCCGCAGTTGTGGCGCAGTCGAAATTAAAAACGGAAGTTACACCGCTTCCGCATTCTAACCCCATGGCGCCACCCCATGAGTGGCCCCCGCCTTATAGGCCCAGCTGCGCCAAGACGTGCTATTGTTCGGGCTGTACCGCGGAAAATTGGAGAGAGGTCCTTGGCCCGGGAAAAGGCTTTTTTCCAGTGTTAGAAGATCAGAATCAGCAGAGGTACCACCAGCCACTAGATTTCAAGTTGGTAAAGCAGCTTAAGGAGGCAGTCAGCGCCTATGGACCCCAGGCAGCTTTCATTGTCTCCCTTGTGGAGTCGCTGGGAACACTTTACCTCACTCCTGAGGATTGGGCCAACCTGGCCAGAGCGGTTTTAAGATCACGTAAgctctcgatttga